In the genome of Hydractinia symbiolongicarpus strain clone_291-10 chromosome 5, HSymV2.1, whole genome shotgun sequence, one region contains:
- the LOC130646310 gene encoding uncharacterized protein LOC130646310 gives MTDPRQEPYHVPAQLTMGQQQYSPPQQPPIVQYPQTQQSIAVFDVPNVQAVSIPNYAVLSWLACLLCCCPIGIAAIIKSSEVNRALAVNDVPRAYKASDAAKKLAIAAIICGLILIPISVVLRLMYTPKA, from the exons atgactgatcctcGACAAGAACCATACCATGTACCAGCACAACTCACAATGGGTCAACAGCAGTACAGTCCTCCGCAACAACCACCTATAGTGCAATACCCACAAACTCAG caaaGTATTGCAGTATTTGATGTACCCAACGTTCAAGCGGTTTCTATACCAAACTACGCCGTTTTGTCTTGGCTAGCTTGTTTATTATGTTGTTGTCCAATTGGTATTGCAGCTATCATTAAATCCAGCGAG GTAAATAGGGCACTTGCTGTCAACGATGTTCCACGTGCTTACAAAGCGTCAGATGCTGCTAAGAAACTCGCCATTGCTGCCATCATATGTGGTCTCATTCTTATACCAATTTCAGTGGTGTTGCGGTTAATGTATACACCAAAAGCCTAG